The Pediococcus inopinatus region CGATAATGAAGTGAACCCCCAAGATTGGACAGATAAAATCTAATCTTGGGGGTTCTTTTATGGTTAAATTTAATTTTGATTTCAAAGTGAAAGTAGTAACTGAATATTTAGGTGGTCTGCCCGTTAATTCATTAGCACACAAATACAGGATTGGTAGTAGTGCCACAGTTTTAAATTGGATTCAAAGATATGAGAAATTTGGCCTTAACGGTCTTAAACGCAAAGCAATGGATTTAGAATATGCTAGCCAGTTCAAAGTCGATGTATTAAACTGGAGAAAACAAAATCAGGCCTCGCTTCCAGTAACTGCCTTACATTTTAATTTATCCTCGCCGAGTAC contains the following coding sequences:
- a CDS encoding helix-turn-helix domain-containing protein; the encoded protein is MVKFNFDFKVKVVTEYLGGLPVNSLAHKYRIGSSATVLNWIQRYEKFGLNGLKRKAMDLEYASQFKVDVLNWRKQNQASLPVTALHFNLSSPSTIWQWESRFKALGIVGLERKRGNAKNMVKHKNKSRKPIVQKDNSTAKEDLKQLQKENEMLKIENTYLKKLEALTRKKSVQKKSQK